In a genomic window of Stakelama saccharophila:
- a CDS encoding phosphatase PAP2 family protein gives MTDTTATREPDGVRHPPHLMWGAGLLSVAVALMLLAGWVIGGGRPDAFDRAILLALRVPGSPSQPVGPAGFRQTVIDITTLGGGTVLTLVVFLTVGMLLASRKWLTAALVGVATLSGSFAVSLLKDSVARSRPDVVPHLVEVNTLSFPSGHAANSAIIYLTVATLLTQIIQRDARRTYLFAVAILLVGAIGVSRVYLGVHWPSDVLAGWSFGTLWAVAWWRLGKWLRIHQRELHALPADEDEAL, from the coding sequence ATGACCGATACGACCGCGACCCGCGAACCCGATGGCGTACGCCACCCGCCGCATCTGATGTGGGGGGCGGGGCTGCTGTCGGTGGCGGTCGCCTTGATGCTGCTGGCCGGCTGGGTGATCGGCGGCGGGCGGCCCGATGCGTTCGATCGGGCGATCCTGCTGGCGTTGCGCGTGCCGGGCTCGCCGTCGCAGCCGGTCGGCCCGGCGGGGTTCAGGCAGACCGTGATCGATATCACGACGCTGGGCGGCGGCACGGTGCTGACGCTGGTGGTGTTTCTGACAGTCGGCATGCTGCTCGCATCGCGCAAATGGCTGACGGCGGCGCTCGTTGGGGTGGCGACGCTGAGCGGCTCTTTCGCGGTCAGCCTGCTCAAGGATAGTGTCGCCCGGTCCCGGCCGGACGTCGTGCCGCACCTAGTCGAGGTGAACACGCTGAGCTTTCCGAGCGGCCATGCGGCGAACAGCGCCATCATCTATCTGACCGTCGCGACGCTGCTGACGCAGATCATCCAGCGCGATGCACGCCGGACCTATCTGTTCGCGGTCGCGATCCTGCTGGTCGGCGCTATCGGGGTCAGCCGCGTATATCTGGGCGTGCACTGGCCCAGCGACGTCCTTGCCGGGTGGAGCTTCGGGACGCTGTGGGCGGTGGCGTGGTGGCGCCTTGGCAAATGGCTGCGCATTCACCAACGCGAATTGCACGCCCTGCCCGCCGACGAGGACGAGGCGCTGTAG
- a CDS encoding RNA methyltransferase, whose protein sequence is MNSSFPPPAIVLVRPQLGENIGTAARAMLNFGLTEMRLVAPRDGWPNPAAGPAASGADAVLDGARVFDTVAEATADCAHVYATTVRKRGVTKPVLTPEQASAAIHTEVGKSAILFGAERSGLATDDVALARSIVTVPINPDFSSLNLAQAVILIAYEWSRTRGLASPTETELDPPAPQAELEGMIAQLDAMLEAAGYFRPPERIPATKRALRGVLTKPGWTSQEVRTLRGVLSALKGRKRQRG, encoded by the coding sequence ATGAATTCATCCTTTCCGCCGCCCGCGATCGTGCTGGTGCGCCCGCAACTCGGCGAAAATATCGGCACCGCGGCACGCGCCATGCTGAATTTCGGACTGACGGAGATGCGCCTCGTGGCCCCGCGCGACGGCTGGCCCAATCCCGCAGCCGGCCCGGCCGCAAGCGGCGCGGACGCGGTGCTGGACGGGGCGCGCGTGTTCGACACGGTGGCGGAGGCGACGGCCGATTGCGCGCATGTCTATGCGACGACCGTCAGGAAGCGCGGCGTGACCAAACCCGTCCTGACGCCCGAGCAAGCGTCCGCTGCGATCCACACCGAGGTCGGAAAATCGGCCATCCTGTTCGGCGCCGAACGGTCCGGCCTGGCAACGGACGATGTCGCCCTGGCACGCTCGATCGTGACGGTGCCGATCAATCCCGATTTCAGTTCCCTCAACCTGGCGCAGGCGGTGATCCTGATCGCCTATGAATGGTCGCGCACGCGCGGGCTTGCCTCTCCCACCGAGACCGAACTCGACCCGCCGGCACCGCAAGCGGAACTGGAAGGCATGATCGCGCAGCTCGACGCCATGCTGGAAGCAGCCGGCTATTTTCGCCCGCCCGAGCGCATTCCGGCGACGAAGCGTGCCCTGCGCGGCGTGCTGACCAAGCCGGGCTGGACCTCTCAGGAGGTGCGCACGCTGCGCGGGGTGCTGTCGGCGCTGAAAGGGCGCAAGCGGCAACGGGGCTAG
- a CDS encoding PAS domain-containing protein, with amino-acid sequence MDSARGIDDRIEQEQDHDTDDGVVDTTVSVGTDERRMHVRAYNYWVSLLNGRPFPSIEDLQPDNIADFGPNSVLLDFSEGVENPAIRYLGSALREECGVDSSIRHVAEVPSRSLLSRLTDHYLQIIANRAPIGFEAEFVGQRGHNTLYRGILMPFSAGDDSIDFIYGVINWKEMVDAETQAGLDAEIAESRRAAPVATSAPTAPVWADGPGVAEAESETGAPAPPLGSPLADQLMLARETAAQVRAADTRSRAALYRALGRAHDFALACADAPDAYADLLKGAGLKAQDRAPLTPIVKLVFGVEYDKARVTEFAAALAHARRHAVPVGAFPRFIEDAEGGLKGLVKAERAARRPAPKPDRYAAAANELRRRPALAQLPIGGGADDAEFVVLVARKSGAAGLDVVARVDGDAKFTAQAVRRALD; translated from the coding sequence ATGGACAGCGCGCGCGGCATCGACGATCGTATCGAGCAGGAACAGGACCACGACACCGATGACGGCGTGGTCGACACCACCGTTTCCGTCGGCACGGACGAGCGGCGCATGCATGTACGCGCCTATAATTACTGGGTGTCGCTGCTGAACGGCCGGCCCTTTCCCTCGATCGAGGATTTGCAGCCGGACAATATCGCGGATTTCGGCCCGAACAGCGTTCTGCTGGATTTTTCCGAAGGGGTGGAGAACCCGGCGATTCGATATCTCGGGTCCGCGCTGCGCGAAGAATGCGGTGTCGATTCCTCCATCCGCCATGTCGCCGAAGTACCCAGCCGGTCGCTGCTGTCGCGCCTCACCGATCATTATCTGCAGATCATCGCCAATCGCGCGCCGATCGGGTTCGAGGCGGAATTCGTCGGCCAGCGCGGCCATAACACGCTGTATCGCGGTATCCTGATGCCGTTTTCGGCCGGCGACGATTCGATCGACTTCATCTACGGCGTCATCAACTGGAAAGAGATGGTCGATGCCGAGACCCAGGCCGGGCTCGACGCCGAAATCGCCGAATCGCGCCGCGCCGCGCCGGTCGCGACATCCGCACCGACAGCTCCGGTCTGGGCCGACGGCCCCGGCGTCGCGGAAGCGGAAAGCGAAACGGGCGCCCCCGCGCCGCCGCTGGGATCGCCACTCGCCGATCAACTGATGCTCGCGCGCGAAACGGCCGCACAGGTGCGCGCCGCCGATACGCGCTCGCGCGCGGCGCTGTACCGCGCGCTGGGCCGCGCTCACGATTTCGCCCTCGCCTGCGCCGATGCGCCGGACGCCTATGCCGACCTGCTGAAAGGCGCCGGGCTGAAGGCGCAGGACCGCGCGCCGCTGACGCCGATCGTCAAGCTCGTCTTCGGCGTGGAGTATGACAAGGCGCGCGTCACCGAATTCGCCGCAGCCCTTGCCCACGCCCGTCGCCACGCCGTACCCGTCGGCGCCTTCCCGCGCTTCATCGAGGATGCCGAGGGTGGCCTGAAGGGTCTGGTCAAGGCCGAGCGCGCCGCCCGGCGCCCGGCACCGAAACCGGATCGCTATGCGGCCGCCGCGAACGAGCTTCGCCGGCGCCCTGCCCTTGCCCAGCTTCCCATCGGCGGCGGCGCCGACGATGCCGAGTTCGTCGTGCTGGTCGCCCGCAAATCCGGCGCTGCCGGGCTGGACGTCGTCGCACGGGTCGACGGCGATGCGAAATTCACCGCCCAGGCGGTGCGCCGAGCCCTCGACTGA
- a CDS encoding TonB-dependent receptor, with amino-acid sequence MKKIILLSGTALCIATVAHAQDSRRAVRHEEVSEEIVVTGVLQQSQEDVLSGVSVVSGEELTRDLRPTIGETLAKQPGVSATSFGPNASRPVLRGFQGNRIRVLTDGIGSIDVSNTSVDHAVAINPLTADRIEVLRGPSALLYGSSAIGGVVNVIDSRIPRKMPEAPLHPDAIGTLGSAADERAISAVADVPVSGNIVAHVDGSYSRTDNLETGGHILAPDLRRQAQASSEPAIRQLADLKGELPNSDSETWDVGAGAAVVADGGNLGFVVSHYDNYYGVPVRYALEPDAEAEAVHLHMKQDRVDIRGEVDPESGIFDRIRLRLGAADYQHSEIEDTGEVGTTFYSQGYEGRLELTQAQQGAWSGAIGGQFFVRDFDVVGEEKFLPKNFTQQFGAFTLQSLDYGPLKIEGGARIEHSDVEAVADATLGNPAIKRSFDSVSGSLGASYEFVDGIRIGFNGSRTQRAPTAEELFANGPHAGTQAFEVGNPNFDQESSWGLEGTLKGRRGGLSFSASAYYDWFSDYIYAYQTGAIEDGLPVYQNAQADARYYGVEGQISAPLARIGGFTINGDLLGDYVHATIVDTGPVPRIPPLRLLGGLEAQSDRWNGRVEVEHSFEQDRVSEYETPTDGFTLVNASVSWKPFGENATSLTLQANNIFDVVARRHASFLKDYAPLAGRDIRLTARFQL; translated from the coding sequence GTGAAGAAGATCATCCTCCTCTCCGGAACGGCACTTTGCATCGCGACCGTCGCCCACGCCCAGGACAGCCGGCGCGCTGTCCGGCACGAGGAAGTTTCCGAGGAAATCGTCGTCACCGGCGTGTTGCAGCAGTCGCAAGAAGACGTGCTTTCGGGCGTCTCCGTCGTGTCGGGCGAGGAGCTGACGCGGGACCTGCGTCCCACGATCGGCGAAACGCTGGCGAAGCAGCCGGGGGTTTCGGCGACGTCGTTCGGCCCCAACGCCTCGCGCCCCGTGCTGCGCGGATTTCAGGGCAATCGCATCCGCGTTCTCACCGACGGCATCGGTTCGATCGACGTGTCGAACACATCCGTCGACCATGCCGTCGCCATCAACCCGTTGACCGCGGACCGTATAGAGGTGCTGCGCGGTCCCTCGGCTCTGCTATACGGTTCGTCGGCGATCGGCGGCGTGGTCAACGTCATCGACAGCCGTATTCCGCGCAAGATGCCGGAAGCGCCGCTGCACCCCGATGCCATCGGGACATTGGGATCGGCTGCCGACGAACGCGCCATCTCCGCCGTCGCCGACGTGCCGGTTTCCGGCAATATCGTCGCCCATGTCGACGGCAGCTATTCCCGGACGGATAATCTCGAGACCGGCGGCCACATCCTTGCCCCCGACCTGCGTCGGCAGGCGCAGGCGAGCAGCGAGCCCGCCATCCGTCAGCTCGCCGATCTGAAGGGCGAGCTTCCCAACAGCGATTCGGAAACCTGGGATGTCGGGGCGGGCGCCGCGGTCGTGGCCGACGGCGGCAATCTGGGCTTCGTCGTCAGTCACTACGACAATTATTACGGCGTGCCGGTCCGCTATGCGCTGGAACCCGATGCCGAGGCGGAAGCGGTCCATCTGCACATGAAGCAGGACCGGGTCGATATCCGCGGCGAGGTCGATCCGGAAAGCGGCATCTTCGACCGGATCCGGCTGCGGCTGGGTGCGGCCGATTATCAGCATAGCGAGATCGAGGACACCGGCGAGGTCGGCACGACCTTCTACAGCCAGGGCTATGAGGGGCGGCTGGAACTGACCCAGGCGCAACAGGGCGCATGGTCCGGCGCGATTGGCGGCCAGTTCTTCGTGCGCGACTTCGATGTCGTCGGCGAAGAGAAATTCCTGCCCAAGAATTTCACGCAGCAATTCGGGGCCTTCACTCTGCAATCGCTCGACTACGGGCCGCTGAAGATCGAGGGCGGGGCGCGGATCGAGCATAGCGATGTCGAGGCGGTGGCCGATGCCACGCTGGGCAATCCGGCGATCAAGCGGTCGTTCGATTCGGTTTCCGGTTCGCTGGGCGCAAGTTATGAGTTCGTGGACGGCATCCGCATCGGCTTCAACGGTTCGCGGACGCAGCGTGCGCCCACGGCGGAAGAGCTTTTCGCCAACGGCCCCCATGCGGGCACCCAGGCATTTGAAGTCGGCAACCCGAACTTCGACCAGGAATCGAGTTGGGGCCTGGAAGGTACGTTGAAAGGCAGGCGCGGCGGGCTGAGCTTTTCCGCCTCGGCCTATTACGACTGGTTTTCCGATTATATTTACGCCTATCAGACCGGCGCGATCGAAGACGGGCTGCCGGTCTATCAGAACGCGCAGGCGGATGCCCGCTATTACGGGGTCGAGGGGCAGATCTCCGCGCCGCTCGCGCGCATCGGCGGTTTCACCATCAACGGCGATCTGCTCGGCGATTACGTCCATGCGACCATCGTCGATACCGGCCCGGTCCCGCGCATTCCGCCGCTGCGGCTGTTGGGCGGCCTGGAAGCGCAGTCGGACCGGTGGAACGGCCGGGTGGAAGTCGAGCACAGCTTCGAGCAGGACCGCGTCTCCGAATATGAGACGCCGACCGACGGTTTCACGCTGGTGAATGCAAGCGTTTCGTGGAAGCCCTTCGGCGAGAACGCGACCAGCCTGACGCTGCAGGCCAACAACATCTTCGATGTCGTGGCGCGCAGGCACGCGAGCTTCCTGAAGGATTACGCCCCGCTCGCCGGGCGCGACATCCGGCTGACCGCGCGCTTCCAGCTTTGA
- a CDS encoding aspartyl/asparaginyl beta-hydroxylase domain-containing protein, producing the protein MIDMGSRTHSAYHRSWRESGGAHRASAGPRPLIVRLGKRMRGAFDRLIEKSSLIGNGPVLDVRDFPWSADLRTNWRAIRDEASQIALAADAAPPLAAISPDHRDIALSDAWRSYFLWGYGYGIEENIARCPETARFVESIPNLNSAFFSILAPGTHIPAHRGVTKGLVTCHLGLMVPRDGDARMRIGNRIVRWAEGETLIYDDTYDHEVWNDTSGTRVVLSIQFKRPLRNPGRWIAEWFLKVARGSAFVQEARANIHHWNAAHDGRDA; encoded by the coding sequence ATGATCGACATGGGCTCGCGAACGCACAGCGCATATCACCGTTCATGGCGGGAATCGGGCGGGGCACACCGCGCCTCGGCCGGTCCGCGCCCGCTGATCGTGCGGCTGGGCAAGCGGATGCGCGGCGCATTCGACCGTTTGATCGAGAAATCCTCGCTGATCGGCAACGGACCGGTTCTCGACGTGCGGGATTTCCCCTGGAGCGCCGATTTGCGTACCAACTGGCGCGCGATACGCGACGAGGCATCGCAGATCGCGCTGGCCGCCGACGCAGCCCCGCCGCTCGCCGCGATATCGCCCGACCACCGCGACATCGCACTGTCCGATGCGTGGCGTTCCTATTTCCTGTGGGGCTATGGCTACGGCATCGAGGAGAATATCGCCCGGTGCCCGGAAACCGCGCGATTCGTGGAGAGCATTCCCAATCTCAACAGCGCGTTCTTCTCCATTCTGGCGCCTGGCACGCACATCCCCGCCCATCGCGGCGTCACCAAGGGGCTGGTGACCTGTCATCTGGGGCTGATGGTGCCGCGCGACGGCGATGCGCGCATGCGGATCGGCAACCGTATCGTGCGGTGGGCCGAGGGCGAGACGCTGATCTATGACGACACCTATGATCATGAGGTGTGGAACGACACGTCCGGAACGCGCGTGGTGCTGTCGATTCAGTTCAAGCGGCCGCTGCGCAATCCCGGGCGCTGGATCGCCGAATGGTTCCTGAAGGTGGCGCGCGGTTCCGCTTTCGTGCAGGAAGCGCGGGCGAACATCCACCACTGGAACGCCGCGCATGACGGGCGCGACGCGTAG
- the msrA gene encoding peptide-methionine (S)-S-oxide reductase MsrA, translating into MNHATFAGGCFWCTEAVFTDVIGVHSVESGYTGGTKANPSYREVCTGDTGHAEAIRIGYDPDQVTYDDLLDIFFATHDPTTPNRQGNDVGTQYRSAIFPHDAAQEAAAKAAIERNQPNWPDPIVTTIEPLDEWYPAEDYHQEYWEGEGRRNPYCMAVIPPKLQKLRKSFAARSKAASAEA; encoded by the coding sequence ATGAACCATGCGACATTTGCGGGCGGCTGCTTCTGGTGCACCGAGGCGGTTTTCACCGATGTGATCGGCGTCCATTCAGTCGAAAGCGGCTATACCGGCGGAACGAAGGCGAACCCCAGCTATCGCGAGGTATGCACCGGCGATACCGGCCATGCCGAGGCGATCCGCATCGGATACGATCCCGATCAGGTGACCTATGACGATCTGCTCGACATCTTCTTCGCCACCCATGACCCAACGACGCCGAACCGGCAGGGCAATGATGTCGGCACCCAGTATCGGTCGGCCATCTTTCCGCATGACGCGGCGCAGGAAGCGGCGGCGAAGGCGGCGATCGAACGCAACCAGCCGAACTGGCCCGACCCGATCGTGACGACGATCGAACCCCTGGACGAATGGTATCCGGCCGAAGACTATCACCAGGAATATTGGGAAGGCGAAGGCCGGCGTAATCCTTACTGCATGGCCGTGATCCCGCCGAAGCTGCAGAAGTTGCGCAAGAGCTTCGCCGCGCGGTCCAAGGCGGCCAGCGCGGAAGCCTGA
- a CDS encoding M16 family metallopeptidase: MRFPSSALRSVLLLVLTSLLIVPPSLAQTGQPTHVTATALQPTTMPESEKPWLYKGSDIPPNPAWTFGVLPNGLRYAVRHNGVPPGQVAIRVRIDAGSLMEKDSERGYAHLLEHLAFRGSEYAGDMESKRIWQRLGVTFGSDTNAATTFTDTVFKLDLPSATETSLDESMHILAGMMRAPDLDQAALDAERPVVLAEQRERPGPQIRFDKVTRGLFFDGQPLADRAPIGTTKTLQAATPASVRAFHDRWYRPSRAVIVIAGDMDPALFEAMIKKHFGAWQGKGRDPKTPDFGSPHPGAPFAATVSEANFPPIVAMAYLRPWTIGDDTILFNQRRMVDQIAVRIVNRRLERRARAGGSFIRASASLDDVARSANVTTVNVLPMDGDWKAALHDVRAVIADARRHPPTQAEIDREVEEIKAAMVRAVAGARIEAGAVQADTMVEAVDVHETTGSPDISLGILQGAIDKHFFTPDRILAASKKVFDGVALRGVLNSPEADPGARKALADALTEDITDIASARAKSSTVTFDDLPAFGAPGTVESRSPILANPPIEKVVFSNGVNLLLFANPAETNRAFVSVRFGHGYNAIPADHMTPAWAGEIALAASGIGDLGVDELEQLTGDREIDLDFSIADDAFVFAGQTTPADVADQLRLIAAKLAHPGWDPNPVNRARAMTLAGYDAMTSSPEGVLTRDLAGLLHDGDPRWATPSREQVAALTPESFRSFWEPVLARGPIEVQVYGDIEPDKVISAVARTFGAMKPRPGTPIDPPAVRFPDHAADPVVRHHSGAKDQAAAVIAWPTGGGSAAIGESRRLEILSAIFGDRMLDELRSEAGVSYTPQVASQWPIGLASGGDILAVGMVPPDKTDLFFSIARRIAADLVANPVSQDELSRALQPMKQYLMRASTGSSFWMRQTAGGAFDPNRIAGVNSIVADYGQTRPADIQALARKYLVPSKDWTMVVLPDEAEKP, from the coding sequence ATGCGTTTTCCGTCCAGCGCGCTGCGCTCCGTCCTCCTTCTCGTCCTCACCAGCCTGCTTATCGTCCCGCCGTCGCTGGCGCAGACCGGCCAGCCGACGCATGTCACGGCCACGGCGCTTCAGCCGACGACGATGCCGGAGTCGGAAAAACCCTGGCTCTATAAGGGGTCGGACATTCCGCCCAACCCGGCCTGGACGTTCGGCGTGCTCCCCAACGGCCTTCGCTATGCCGTGCGTCACAACGGCGTGCCGCCGGGCCAGGTCGCCATTCGCGTTCGCATCGACGCCGGTTCGCTGATGGAGAAGGACAGCGAACGCGGCTATGCCCATCTGCTCGAGCATCTCGCCTTTCGCGGCTCGGAATATGCCGGCGACATGGAATCGAAGCGTATCTGGCAGCGGCTCGGCGTGACCTTCGGATCCGACACCAATGCGGCGACGACCTTTACCGACACGGTGTTCAAGCTCGATCTGCCTTCGGCGACCGAGACCTCGCTCGACGAAAGCATGCACATCCTGGCCGGGATGATGCGCGCGCCCGACCTGGACCAGGCCGCGCTCGACGCGGAGCGGCCGGTGGTCCTGGCCGAACAGCGCGAGCGGCCGGGGCCGCAGATTCGCTTCGACAAGGTGACGCGCGGGCTGTTCTTCGATGGTCAGCCGCTGGCGGACCGAGCGCCCATCGGGACGACGAAGACGCTGCAGGCCGCAACACCCGCCTCCGTCCGCGCCTTTCACGACCGCTGGTATCGTCCGTCGCGTGCCGTGATCGTCATCGCCGGCGATATGGACCCGGCGCTGTTCGAGGCCATGATCAAGAAGCATTTCGGTGCCTGGCAAGGCAAGGGACGGGACCCGAAGACACCCGATTTCGGTTCCCCGCATCCCGGCGCCCCCTTTGCCGCGACGGTCAGCGAGGCGAATTTCCCGCCCATCGTCGCCATGGCCTATCTGCGGCCCTGGACGATCGGCGACGACACCATCCTGTTCAACCAGCGTCGGATGGTCGACCAGATCGCGGTCCGCATCGTGAACCGCCGGCTGGAGCGCCGCGCGCGTGCCGGCGGCAGTTTCATCCGTGCGTCCGCCAGCCTGGACGACGTGGCCCGCTCCGCCAACGTCACGACGGTGAACGTGCTGCCGATGGACGGCGACTGGAAGGCGGCGCTGCACGATGTCCGCGCCGTGATCGCCGATGCCCGCCGCCATCCGCCGACGCAGGCGGAGATCGACCGCGAGGTGGAGGAGATCAAGGCAGCGATGGTGCGCGCGGTCGCCGGCGCCCGGATCGAGGCCGGAGCGGTGCAGGCCGATACGATGGTCGAGGCCGTCGACGTGCATGAAACGACCGGCTCGCCCGATATTTCACTCGGCATATTGCAGGGCGCGATCGACAAGCATTTCTTCACACCCGACCGCATCCTCGCAGCTTCGAAAAAGGTTTTCGACGGCGTCGCGCTGCGCGGCGTGCTCAATTCGCCCGAGGCCGACCCCGGTGCGAGGAAAGCGCTTGCCGACGCATTGACCGAGGACATCACCGACATCGCCTCCGCCCGAGCGAAGTCCAGCACCGTTACGTTCGACGATTTGCCGGCTTTCGGTGCCCCCGGCACCGTCGAGAGCCGCAGCCCGATACTCGCCAATCCGCCGATCGAGAAGGTCGTGTTTTCAAACGGGGTCAACCTGCTGCTGTTCGCCAACCCGGCCGAAACCAACCGTGCGTTCGTGAGTGTTCGCTTCGGCCATGGCTATAACGCGATTCCCGCCGATCACATGACGCCGGCCTGGGCCGGCGAGATCGCCCTGGCCGCGAGCGGGATCGGAGATCTGGGCGTGGACGAACTCGAACAGCTCACCGGCGACCGCGAAATCGATCTCGATTTCTCGATCGCGGACGACGCCTTCGTCTTCGCCGGGCAGACGACGCCTGCCGACGTCGCCGATCAGCTACGCCTGATCGCGGCGAAGCTTGCCCATCCGGGATGGGATCCGAACCCGGTCAACCGGGCACGGGCGATGACGCTCGCCGGCTATGATGCGATGACGTCTTCACCGGAAGGCGTGCTGACGCGCGATCTCGCCGGTCTTCTCCATGACGGAGATCCCCGCTGGGCCACGCCGTCGCGCGAACAGGTGGCGGCGCTCACGCCGGAATCCTTCCGATCCTTCTGGGAACCGGTGCTCGCCCGTGGTCCGATCGAGGTGCAGGTGTACGGCGACATCGAGCCCGACAAGGTGATCTCCGCCGTTGCGCGGACCTTCGGCGCGATGAAGCCGCGGCCGGGCACGCCGATCGACCCGCCGGCGGTGCGATTTCCCGACCATGCCGCCGACCCGGTCGTGCGGCACCACAGCGGCGCGAAGGATCAGGCCGCAGCCGTGATCGCATGGCCGACCGGCGGCGGCAGCGCCGCGATCGGGGAAAGCCGCCGCCTTGAGATCCTGAGCGCAATCTTCGGAGACCGCATGCTCGACGAGCTTCGGTCCGAGGCCGGCGTCAGCTATACGCCGCAGGTCGCCAGCCAATGGCCGATCGGCCTGGCATCGGGCGGCGACATCCTGGCAGTCGGCATGGTGCCGCCGGACAAAACCGATCTGTTCTTTAGCATCGCGCGCAGAATCGCGGCCGATCTGGTCGCCAATCCGGTGAGCCAGGACGAACTCTCGCGCGCGCTGCAGCCGATGAAGCAATATCTGATGCGTGCATCGACCGGCAGCAGCTTCTGGATGCGACAGACCGCGGGCGGTGCGTTCGATCCGAACCGGATCGCCGGCGTCAACAGCATTGTCGCCGATTACGGCCAGACCAGGCCCGCCGACATTCAGGCGCTGGCGCGGAAATATCTGGTCCCGTCGAAAGACTGGACGATGGTCGTGCTGCCGGACGAAGCGGAAAAGCCATAA
- the galE gene encoding UDP-glucose 4-epimerase GalE, producing MRDDTVMVTGGAGYIGSHAVLALLDAGWRVVVVDNLVTGFAWAVDDRASLIEADVADDDKVRAAMRNHNVRAVMHFAGSVVVPESVSDPLKYYRNNTAASRSLIESAVACGVKHFIFSSTAATYGIPDQVPIAENAATQPINPYGTSKLMTEMMLRDVAAAHALNYCALRYFNVAGADPDGRSGQSTAGATHLIKVAVEAATGKRDHVSVFGTDFGTPDGTGVRDYIHVGDLAAAHVDALDLLIADPARSHTLNCGYGRGYSVLEVLDAVDRVTNMTIDRRLEGRRAGDPDALVADNAAILKALPWRPRHDDLDTIVRHALAWERKLAERQG from the coding sequence ATGCGCGACGATACGGTGATGGTGACGGGCGGCGCGGGCTATATCGGCAGCCATGCGGTGCTGGCGCTGCTCGATGCCGGCTGGCGCGTGGTGGTCGTCGACAACCTCGTTACCGGCTTCGCCTGGGCCGTCGATGACCGCGCCTCGCTGATAGAGGCCGATGTCGCCGACGATGACAAGGTCCGCGCGGCGATGCGCAACCACAACGTGCGCGCGGTGATGCACTTCGCCGGATCGGTGGTCGTGCCGGAATCGGTCAGCGATCCGCTGAAATATTACCGCAACAACACCGCCGCCAGCCGCTCCCTGATCGAAAGCGCGGTCGCGTGCGGCGTGAAGCATTTCATCTTTTCCTCGACGGCCGCGACCTACGGCATACCGGACCAGGTGCCGATCGCGGAAAACGCCGCCACCCAGCCGATCAACCCCTACGGCACGTCCAAGCTGATGACGGAAATGATGCTGCGCGACGTCGCCGCGGCACATGCTCTCAACTATTGCGCGCTGCGATACTTCAACGTCGCCGGCGCCGATCCCGACGGCCGTTCCGGCCAGTCCACGGCCGGCGCCACCCACCTCATCAAGGTCGCGGTCGAGGCGGCGACGGGCAAGCGCGATCATGTCTCGGTCTTCGGCACCGATTTCGGCACGCCCGACGGCACCGGCGTTCGCGACTATATCCATGTCGGCGATCTCGCCGCCGCCCATGTCGACGCGCTCGACCTGCTGATTGCCGATCCGGCGCGGAGCCACACGCTCAATTGCGGCTATGGCAGGGGATATTCGGTGCTGGAGGTGCTCGACGCGGTCGACCGGGTCACCAACATGACGATCGACCGCCGCCTCGAAGGGCGGCGCGCCGGCGACCCGGACGCCCTGGTCGCCGACAATGCCGCGATCCTGAAGGCGCTGCCCTGGCGGCCGAGACATGACGATCTGGACACGATCGTCAGGCACGCCCTCGCCTGGGAGCGCAAGCTGGCCGAACGGCAGGGCTAG